Sequence from the Aquimarina sp. Aq107 genome:
GAATGAATTGTTACATGATCTTTAATAGAAGCGCTACCTCCAATAACAACTCCATCACCTAATGTAACAGAACCCGCCAGACCACTGCTACCTGCCATGATACAAAAACGTCCCAGTATACAATTGTGTCCGATCTGCACTAAATTATCAATCTTACAACCATCCCCTAATACTGTGGAACTAAACTTCCCACGGTCTACACAAGAATTAGCACCTATTTCAACTCCATTACCAATAATAACATTTCCGATATGAGGGATTTTTATAAGTCCCCGACCATCTTCACTAGGTATATATCCAAAACCATCTGCCCCGATACTTACATTATTATGGAAAATACAATCGGTACCAATTTCAGTACGCTCTCTAATTACCGTTCCAGACCAAATAACTGTACCAGCACCTATTATCGAATCATCAAAAACTGTTACATTGGGATAAAGCACGACACCATCTCCTAAAACAGCATTTTTACCAATATAACAACCAGCACCTATCTTACTCCCCGCACCCATAACTGCAGATTCATGAATCACTGCTGTCGGATGAACATCAACATCGAAAACTGGATCTTTAAGACGAAAAATGTCTAATAATTTAGACATTGCTATATCCGCATTCTTTACCATTATAAATGCACGATCAGGACCCGGTTCAATATCTAAGTTATCATTCACAATAGCAACACAAGCATTAGACATCTCCCATAAACGTGCATACTTTACGCTTCTAACAAAGGTAATTTGGTCACTTTTTGCGTTCTTTAATTCATCTAATCCAGTTATTATTTGGTTGATATTCCCTTTTAATTCCCCTTGTAGAATAGTATTAATTTCTTCTATTGTAAATGATATCATTATTTTTTTATTAATTGATTATTACATTTTATGATCTATCATTTTTGAAAAATTCACAAAGTCGTTATAAACAATAATGTTATAAAAAATAATGAAGTATTAAAAAACAATACGAAAAAGTCAATTTAGTTAATTTATTAACAACTCAGGTTTTAAAACCTAAAAAAAACTTTAATCAATCACTCTTTAGAAAAGAGAGTAACCATATAATATTTAATTATTTCGTTTTTATATCGAACAAAAAAAACCTCAATTCAAAAGAAATGAGGTTTTAATATATTGGTTATACAAAGCGTCTTATATTACATTTCCAGCGCTTTCTTTATATTATTATCCATTAATAATTCTTCAGGATTTTCTAATGCTTCCTTAACAGCTACCAAAAATCCAACAGATTCTTTACCATCAATAATTCTATGATCGTAAGACAATGCCACATACATAATCGGCGCTACAACTATTTGTCCATCTCTTACAATTGGTCTTTCTACAATATTATGCATTCCTAAAATAGCACTCTGCGGTGGATTTATAATTGGAGTAGATAACATACTTCCAAAAACTCCTCCATTAGTAATTGTAAAAGTTCCTCC
This genomic interval carries:
- the lpxD gene encoding UDP-3-O-(3-hydroxymyristoyl)glucosamine N-acyltransferase, giving the protein MISFTIEEINTILQGELKGNINQIITGLDELKNAKSDQITFVRSVKYARLWEMSNACVAIVNDNLDIEPGPDRAFIMVKNADIAMSKLLDIFRLKDPVFDVDVHPTAVIHESAVMGAGSKIGAGCYIGKNAVLGDGVVLYPNVTVFDDSIIGAGTVIWSGTVIRERTEIGTDCIFHNNVSIGADGFGYIPSEDGRGLIKIPHIGNVIIGNGVEIGANSCVDRGKFSSTVLGDGCKIDNLVQIGHNCILGRFCIMAGSSGLAGSVTLGDGVVIGGSASIKDHVTIHSGATVAAGSGVMNDVPAGKTVLGYPACDSREMLKQWVTLRKLAK